A portion of the Micromonospora vinacea genome contains these proteins:
- a CDS encoding RecB family exonuclease → MTAESVTTSQPSPAAPTPPTVRASLSPSRAADFKTCPLLYRFRSIDRLPERTTIEQARGTLVHAVLERLFDLPATGRTPEAAGDLVAPQWDRLVTEQPELAGIFDGAEPAGPVEFLRSAAGLLQGYFAVEDPTRLEPAERESLISAVVDEELLIRGYLDRLDVAPDGALRVVDYKTGGAPREAFEARALFQLKFYALVLWRTRGVVPRVLRLLYLRDAEVLDYTPDADELVRFERTVVALWRAIEQATARQDFRPRPSRLCDWCSHQALCPSFGGTPPPFPVAAASADPLRDSRSTPVTPGADE, encoded by the coding sequence ATGACGGCGGAATCGGTCACCACCTCCCAACCCTCCCCCGCGGCGCCGACGCCGCCGACGGTGCGGGCCTCGCTGTCCCCGTCGCGGGCGGCGGATTTCAAGACCTGCCCGCTGCTCTACCGGTTCCGCAGCATCGACCGGCTGCCCGAGCGCACCACCATCGAGCAGGCCCGGGGCACGTTGGTGCACGCGGTGCTGGAGCGCCTGTTCGACCTGCCGGCCACCGGCCGCACACCGGAGGCGGCCGGCGACCTGGTGGCCCCCCAGTGGGACCGGCTGGTCACCGAGCAGCCGGAGCTGGCCGGGATCTTCGACGGGGCGGAGCCGGCCGGCCCGGTGGAGTTCCTCCGCTCCGCCGCCGGGCTGTTGCAGGGTTACTTCGCGGTGGAGGACCCGACCCGGCTGGAGCCGGCCGAACGCGAGAGCCTGATCTCCGCGGTCGTCGACGAGGAGTTGCTGATCCGGGGTTACCTCGACCGGCTCGACGTCGCTCCGGACGGCGCGCTGCGGGTGGTCGACTACAAGACCGGCGGCGCTCCGCGGGAGGCGTTCGAGGCGCGGGCGCTGTTCCAGCTGAAGTTCTACGCCCTGGTGCTGTGGCGCACCCGGGGGGTGGTGCCCCGGGTGCTGCGGCTGCTCTACCTGCGCGACGCCGAGGTGTTGGACTACACCCCGGACGCCGACGAGCTGGTCCGCTTCGAGCGCACAGTGGTGGCGTTGTGGCGGGCGATCGAGCAGGCCACCGCCCGGCAGGATTTCCGGCCCCGGCCGAGCCGGCTCTGCGACTGGTGCAGCCACCAGGCGCTCTGTCCCAGCTTCGGTGGCACCCCGCCGCCGTTCCCGGTCGCCGCGGCGAGCGCCGACCCGCTGCGCGACTCCCGGTCCACGCCGGTGACACCGGGCGCCGACGAGTGA
- a CDS encoding tRNA (adenine-N1)-methyltransferase, protein MTATPSTVAADPANPALTPVHRGPFRPGDRVQLTDPKGRMHTVTLEPGKEFHTHRGILAHDALIGLPDGSVVTTSGGGTAFLALRPLLSDYVLSMPRGAQVIYPKDSAQIVAMGDIFPGAKVLEAGAGSGALSCSLLRAVGTEGELHSFELRDDFAQIAKRNVEAFFNGPHPSWNLHVGDVAQCQETGFDRIILDMLTPWETLDMVERALVPGGVFIGYVATTPQLSELVEALRERGGWTEPRAWESLVRDWHAEGLAVRPDHRMIAHTAFLVSARKLAPGVTAPPRRRKPSKGTEAYAQRRQDLREAEAARQAAAAQAAGAQADGAGEMDRP, encoded by the coding sequence GTGACCGCAACTCCCTCCACCGTCGCCGCCGACCCCGCCAACCCGGCGCTGACACCCGTGCACCGGGGGCCGTTCCGGCCCGGCGACCGGGTCCAGCTGACCGACCCCAAGGGGCGGATGCACACAGTGACGCTGGAGCCCGGCAAGGAGTTCCACACCCACCGCGGCATCCTGGCGCACGACGCGCTGATCGGGCTCCCCGACGGCAGCGTGGTGACCACCTCCGGGGGCGGCACCGCCTTCCTGGCCCTGCGGCCACTCCTGTCGGACTACGTGCTGTCCATGCCGCGCGGCGCCCAGGTCATCTACCCGAAGGACTCGGCGCAGATCGTCGCGATGGGCGACATCTTCCCCGGCGCCAAGGTCCTCGAGGCCGGCGCCGGCTCCGGCGCGCTGAGCTGCTCCCTGCTGCGCGCCGTCGGCACCGAGGGTGAGCTGCACTCGTTCGAGCTGCGTGACGACTTCGCCCAGATCGCCAAGCGCAACGTCGAGGCGTTCTTCAACGGGCCGCACCCCTCGTGGAACCTGCATGTCGGCGACGTCGCGCAGTGCCAGGAGACCGGCTTCGACCGGATCATCCTGGACATGCTGACCCCCTGGGAGACCCTCGACATGGTCGAGCGGGCGCTGGTCCCCGGTGGGGTGTTCATCGGCTACGTCGCCACCACACCGCAGCTCTCCGAGCTGGTGGAGGCGCTCCGCGAGCGCGGCGGCTGGACCGAGCCGCGGGCCTGGGAGTCCCTGGTGCGTGACTGGCACGCCGAGGGCCTCGCCGTCCGCCCGGACCACCGCATGATCGCGCACACCGCCTTCCTGGTGTCCGCGCGCAAGCTGGCCCCGGGGGTCACCGCGCCGCCGCGCCGGCGCAAGCCCAGCAAGGGCACCGAGGCGTACGCGCAGCGCCGCCAGGACCTGCGCGAGGCGGAGGCGGCCCGACAGGCCGCGGCCGCCCAGGCGGCAGGCGCCCAGGCCGACGGTGCGGGGGAGATGGACAGGCCGTGA
- the arc gene encoding proteasome ATPase: MAARSDDADSRAARWEKEAHDLSTQVAFLQEELALVRRKLTESPRHVRQLEERLAATQAQLARLTENNDRLVSTLKEARTQIVTLKEEIDRLAQPPSGYGVFLAKHEDGTVDVFTGGRKLRVAVSPSLDVGDLRRGQEVLLNDALNIVDAFGYERVGEVVMLKEILEGPNGGPGDRALVVSHSDEERIVHLAETLIGSAIRAGDSLMIEPRSAYAYERIPKSEVEELVLEEVPDVDYGDIGGLQSQIEQIRDAVELPFLHADLFREHQLRPPKGILLYGPPGCGKTLIAKAVANSLAKKIAERQGKEKHTSFFLNIKGPELLNKYVGETERHIRLIFQRAREKAGEGTPVIVFFDEMDSIFRTRGSGVSSDVENTIVPQLLSEIDGVEGLENVIVIGASNREDMIDPAILRPGRLDVKIKIERPDAEAAKDIFSKYILSGLPLHPDDLAEHGSDAQATVAAMIDAVVLRMYSETEENRFLEVTYANGDKEVLYFKDFNSGAMIQNIVDRSKKMAIKEFLTSGRKGLRLQHLLDACVDEFRENEDLPNTTNPDDWARISGKKGERIVYIRTLVSGGKGAEAGRSIETASNTGQYL; this comes from the coding sequence GTGGCAGCACGTAGCGACGACGCGGACTCGCGCGCCGCACGGTGGGAGAAGGAAGCCCACGATCTCTCCACGCAGGTCGCGTTCCTGCAAGAGGAACTCGCCCTGGTGCGGCGCAAGTTGACCGAAAGCCCCCGACACGTCCGGCAGCTCGAAGAGCGGCTGGCGGCCACCCAGGCACAGTTGGCGCGGCTGACCGAGAACAACGACCGGCTGGTGAGCACCCTCAAGGAAGCTCGCACGCAGATCGTGACGCTCAAGGAGGAGATCGACCGGCTCGCGCAACCGCCGAGCGGGTACGGCGTCTTCCTGGCCAAGCACGAGGACGGCACGGTGGACGTGTTCACCGGCGGCCGCAAACTACGGGTCGCGGTCTCGCCCTCGCTCGACGTGGGTGACCTGCGGCGCGGCCAGGAGGTCCTGCTCAACGACGCGCTCAACATCGTCGACGCGTTCGGTTACGAGCGGGTCGGCGAAGTGGTGATGCTCAAGGAGATCCTGGAGGGACCGAACGGCGGGCCGGGCGACCGGGCGCTGGTGGTCTCCCACTCCGACGAGGAGCGCATCGTGCACCTCGCCGAGACGCTCATCGGCTCGGCGATCCGGGCCGGCGACTCGCTCATGATCGAGCCCCGCTCGGCGTACGCGTACGAGCGGATCCCGAAGAGCGAGGTCGAGGAGCTGGTCCTGGAGGAGGTGCCCGACGTCGACTACGGCGACATCGGTGGCCTCCAGTCGCAGATCGAGCAGATCCGCGACGCGGTGGAGTTGCCGTTCCTGCACGCGGACCTGTTCCGTGAGCACCAGCTCCGCCCACCCAAGGGCATCCTGCTCTACGGCCCGCCCGGCTGCGGTAAGACGCTCATCGCCAAGGCGGTGGCCAACTCGCTGGCCAAGAAGATCGCCGAGCGGCAGGGCAAGGAGAAGCACACCAGCTTCTTCCTCAACATCAAGGGCCCGGAGCTGCTCAACAAGTACGTCGGTGAGACCGAGCGGCACATCCGGCTGATCTTCCAGCGTGCCCGGGAGAAGGCCGGCGAGGGCACGCCGGTGATCGTGTTCTTCGACGAGATGGACTCGATCTTCCGGACCCGCGGCTCCGGTGTCTCCTCCGACGTGGAGAACACGATCGTCCCGCAGCTGCTCAGCGAGATCGACGGCGTGGAGGGGCTGGAGAACGTCATCGTCATCGGCGCCTCCAACCGGGAAGACATGATCGACCCGGCGATCCTGCGCCCCGGTCGCCTCGACGTGAAGATCAAGATCGAGCGACCGGACGCCGAGGCGGCCAAGGACATCTTCTCCAAGTACATCCTCTCCGGGCTGCCCCTGCACCCGGACGACCTGGCCGAACACGGCAGCGACGCCCAGGCCACCGTCGCGGCGATGATCGACGCCGTGGTGCTGCGGATGTACTCCGAAACCGAGGAGAACCGATTCCTCGAGGTCACCTACGCCAACGGTGACAAGGAAGTCCTCTACTTCAAGGACTTCAACTCCGGCGCGATGATCCAGAACATCGTCGACCGGAGCAAGAAGATGGCCATCAAGGAGTTCCTCACCTCGGGTCGCAAGGGGCTGCGCCTGCAGCACCTGCTCGACGCCTGCGTCGACGAGTTCCGCGAGAACGAAGACCTCCCCAACACCACCAACCCCGACGACTGGGCGCGCATCTCCGGCAAGAAGGGCGAGCGGATCGTCTACATCCGCACGCTCGTCTCCGGCGGCAAGGGCGCCGAGGCCGGCCGGTCCATCGAGACCGCCAGCAACACCGGCCAGTACCTCTGA
- a CDS encoding site-2 protease family protein produces MFGVPLHLNGSMVLLAVLIAVLYGEFARRQLDLPQLSGYLIGFGFVVSLLGSVLLHELGHALTARRYGIGVRGITLELLGGYTEMDRDAPSPRVDLLVSLAGPAVSAVLGVLAVAATLALPEGTVAHQLAFQLAVSNVIVALFNSLPGLPLDGGRALRAAVWGLTRDRHLGTEVAGWAGRIVAVGTAALVLLLTVERRLAPLALPLMLLVAVTLWRGAGQSIRAARVSRRFPLIDLARLARPAWPVATGTPLAEAQRRHAESGQPGSALLVTDSTGRPVALVDPAAADAVPVERRPWLAVDAVARSLGTLPTLPVGWDGERVMEAVQTHPGAQYVVTSGEDVVGILHIADLAQLLEPNRKMTP; encoded by the coding sequence GTGTTCGGGGTGCCGCTGCACCTCAACGGCTCCATGGTCCTGCTCGCGGTGCTCATCGCGGTGCTGTACGGCGAGTTCGCCCGCCGACAACTGGACCTTCCGCAGCTCAGCGGCTACCTGATCGGGTTCGGGTTCGTCGTGTCGCTCCTCGGCTCGGTGCTGCTGCACGAGCTCGGCCACGCCCTCACCGCCCGGCGCTACGGCATCGGTGTGCGCGGGATCACCCTGGAACTGCTCGGCGGCTACACCGAGATGGACCGGGACGCCCCGTCGCCCCGCGTCGACCTGCTGGTCTCGCTGGCCGGCCCGGCGGTCTCCGCGGTGCTCGGCGTCCTGGCGGTCGCCGCCACTCTCGCCCTGCCCGAGGGGACCGTGGCACACCAGCTCGCCTTCCAGCTCGCGGTCAGCAACGTCATCGTGGCGCTGTTCAACAGCCTGCCCGGGTTGCCGCTCGACGGCGGCCGGGCGCTGCGCGCCGCCGTCTGGGGCCTGACCCGCGACCGGCACCTCGGCACCGAGGTCGCCGGGTGGGCCGGCCGGATCGTCGCCGTCGGCACCGCCGCCCTGGTCCTGCTGCTCACCGTCGAGCGGCGGCTGGCGCCGTTGGCGCTGCCGCTGATGCTGCTGGTCGCCGTCACCCTCTGGCGCGGCGCCGGGCAGTCGATCCGGGCCGCCCGGGTCAGCCGCCGGTTCCCGCTGATCGACCTCGCCCGGCTGGCCCGGCCGGCCTGGCCGGTGGCCACCGGAACGCCGCTGGCCGAGGCCCAACGCCGACACGCCGAGAGCGGGCAGCCCGGCTCCGCGCTGCTGGTCACCGACTCCACCGGTCGACCGGTGGCGCTGGTCGACCCGGCCGCCGCCGACGCGGTGCCGGTCGAGCGCCGACCGTGGCTGGCGGTCGACGCCGTAGCCCGGTCACTGGGCACACTTCCCACGTTGCCGGTCGGGTGGGACGGCGAGCGGGTGATGGAGGCCGTACAGACCCACCCGGGCGCGCAGTACGTGGTGACGTCAGGCGAAGATGTCGTCGGCATTCTGCACATCGCGGACCTGGCCCAGCTCCTCGAACCCAACCGGAAGATGACACCGTGA
- a CDS encoding ferredoxin encodes MAEVATDELQVWVDQDLCTGDGLCVQYAPEVFEFDIDGLAYVKGVDGELRMAPGSRVDVPAHLRLEVIDSAKECPGDCIHVVRGDGVEVAGPDAEED; translated from the coding sequence GTGGCCGAGGTCGCGACCGACGAACTGCAGGTCTGGGTCGACCAGGACCTCTGCACGGGCGACGGGCTCTGCGTGCAGTACGCGCCGGAGGTGTTCGAGTTCGACATCGACGGCCTGGCCTACGTCAAGGGCGTCGACGGTGAGCTGCGGATGGCACCGGGCAGCCGGGTCGACGTCCCCGCGCACCTGCGGCTCGAGGTGATCGACTCCGCGAAGGAGTGCCCGGGCGACTGCATCCACGTGGTGCGCGGCGACGGCGTCGAGGTCGCCGGCCCGGACGCCGAGGAAGACTGA